In a genomic window of Polypterus senegalus isolate Bchr_013 chromosome 13, ASM1683550v1, whole genome shotgun sequence:
- the med7 gene encoding mediator of RNA polymerase II transcription subunit 7 — translation MAEPQQVSALPLPPMQYIKEYTDENIRKGLAPKPPPPVKDSYMMFGNQFQCDDLIIRPLESQGIERLHPMQFDHKKELKKLNMSILVNFLDLLDILIKSPGSIKREEKLEDLKLLFVHMHHLINEYRPHQARETLRVMMEVQKRQRLETAERFQKHLERVIEMIQSCLASLPDDLPQSGGTTAGALRLKSEPMDIEDVNASCMTGQSDKEKEVNVHSKKDQPFDKDAAMCALIDEMT, via the coding sequence ATGGCTGAGCCCCAACAAGTCAGTGCCCTGCCCCTGCCGCCAATGCAGTACATCAAGGAATATACGGATGAGAACATTCGCAAAGGTCTTGCCCCCAAACCACCTCCTCCAGTAAAGGACAGCTACATGATGTTCGGCAATCAGTTTCAATGTGATGATCTCATTATCCGTCCCCTCGAAAGTCAGGGCATCGAACGCCTCCACCCGATGCAGTTTGACCACAAGAAAGAACTGAAAAAACTCAACATGTCCATTCTGGTGAATTTCCTGGACCTGTTGGATATCCTTATTAAAAGTCCAGGGAGCATCAAACGAGAGGAAAAGCTGGAGGACCTTAAGCTGCTTTTTGTACACATGCATCACCTGATCAACGAGTATCGTCCCCACCAGGCAAGGGAAACTTTGCGGGTCATGATGGAGGTACAAAAGCGCCAACGCTTGGAGACGGCAGAGCGGTTTCAGAAACATCTAGAAAGAGTCATTGAAATGATCCAGTCCTGTTTGGCTTCTCTGCCGGATGATCTGCCTCAGTCTGGCGGGACCACAGCAGGAGCCTTGAGACTTAAGTCTGAGCCCATGGACATAGAAGACGTCAACGCAAGCTGCATGACGGGACAGTCtgacaaagaaaaagaagtgaaTGTTCATTCAAAGAAGGATCAGCCTTTTGATAAGGATGCGGCTATGTGTGCCCTTATTGACGAGATGACATAG